A region of Desulforamulus hydrothermalis Lam5 = DSM 18033 DNA encodes the following proteins:
- the ribE gene encoding 6,7-dimethyl-8-ribityllumazine synthase: MPRVFEGHLLGQGLKFGIVVGRFNEFITNKLLSGALDALIRHGVAEQDVDIAWVPGAFEIPLAAKKMAAAGRYDGVICLGAVIRGATPHFDYVAAEVSKGVAKVGLDAGIPVVFGVLTVDTIEQAIERAGTKAGNKGWEAANTAIEMANLMKSL, translated from the coding sequence ATGCCAAGAGTTTTTGAAGGACATTTACTGGGACAAGGATTAAAATTTGGTATTGTTGTAGGGCGATTTAACGAATTTATTACCAATAAATTGTTGAGCGGCGCCCTGGACGCTTTAATACGTCACGGTGTTGCGGAGCAAGACGTTGATATTGCCTGGGTGCCGGGCGCTTTTGAGATACCTCTGGCGGCTAAGAAAATGGCAGCTGCCGGCCGGTATGACGGAGTGATTTGCCTGGGGGCTGTTATTAGGGGAGCAACCCCGCATTTTGATTATGTTGCAGCGGAGGTTTCTAAAGGGGTAGCCAAAGTAGGTTTGGATGCAGGCATACCGGTAGTTTTTGGTGTTTTGACAGTGGATACCATTGAACAAGCCATTGAACGGGCCGGCACCAAAGCCGGCAATAAAGGTTGGGAAGCTGCCAACACAGCCATTGAGATGGCTAATTTAATGAAGTCTCTCTAA